A stretch of the Corylus avellana chromosome ca6, CavTom2PMs-1.0 genome encodes the following:
- the LOC132184935 gene encoding protein PIGMENT DEFECTIVE 338, chloroplastic: MPILLQPCKSLCSPNYVLPVKNFTVVSNTVQSNAFSSDPKCTASKPSKCKLFSTVGSLQNLIFSKNFSIWGGTHVSFCSGNEVFDGFSFTQLPQKPESKATKENEELELLNKPSPVPINNGVDSELDKESEKPDKDEALAPFLKFFKGRDSGEDVKEEGVVLEEKSDVDDRSEEVKKVGIEYYEPKPGDFVVGVVVSGNENKLDVNVGADLLGTMLTKEVLPLYDKEMEYLLCDTDKDANEFMVRGKMGIVKNDGALSGGPVPGRPVVETGTVLFAEVLGRTLSGRPLLSTRRFFRRIAWHRVRQIKQLNEPIEVKITEWNTGGLLTRIEGLRAFLPKAELSNRVYNFTDLKENVGRRIHVKITRIDETKNDLILSEREAWEMLYLREGTLLEGTVKKIFPYGAQIRIGETNRSGLLHVSNITRSRITSVSDLLAVDEKVKVLVAKSMFPDKISLSIADLESEPGLFISNKEKVFAEAEVMAKKYREKLPAGLFSHKLAYLPTNALPFDNEASMYANWKWFKFESEHKPV, translated from the exons ATGCCAATTCTTCTTCAACCCTGTAAGTCTCTCTGCTCCCCCAACTATGTTTTACCAGTTAAGAATTTCACTGTTGTATCCAACACTGTCCAAAGCAACGCATTTTCGAGCGACCCCAAATGCACAGCTTCAAAACCCTCCAAATGCAAACTATTTTCCACTGTTGGGTCTCttcaaaatctgatattttctAAGAATTTCTCCATTTGGGGAGGTACCCATGTTTCCTTTTGCTCTGGAAATGAGGTTTTTGATGGTTTCTCGTTTACCCAGTTGCCCCAAAAGCCTGAAAGTAAAGCTACTAAAGAGAATGAAGAACTTGAATTGCTAAATAAGCCTTCCCCAGTGCCTATAAATAATGGGGTTGACTCAGAATTAGACAAGGAATCTGAAAAACCTGATAAAGACGAGGCTTTGGCGCCTTTTTTGAAGTTCTTCAAGGGGAGAGATTCTGGGGAGGACGTGAAAGAAGAGGGAGTTGTATTAGAGGAAAAAAGTGATGTGGACGACAGGAGTGAGGAAGTTAAGAAGGTCGGTATTGAGTACTACGAGCCTAAACCCGGTGATTTTGTGGTGGGAGTGGTGGTTTCAGGTAACGAGAATAAGCTTGACGTGAATGTAGGGGCGGATTTGTTGGGTACAATGTTGACAAAGGAGGTGCTTCCCCTGTATGACAAGGAGATGGAATACTTATTGTGTGATACCGATAAGGATGCCAACGAGTTCATGGTCCGGGGGAAGATGGGAATTGTGAAGAATGATGGCGCCTTAAGTGGGGGACCGGTGCCTGGAAGGCCTGTTGTGGAGACTGGAACTGTTTTGTTCGCTGAGGTTCTTGGGAGAACACTTAGTGGTCGACCATTGCTTTCAACTAGACGGTTCTTCCGGCGGATTGCTTGGCATCGAGTGAGGCAG ATAAAACAACTCAATGAACCTATCGAGGTGAAAATAACAGAGTGGAATACCGGAGGTCTTCTTACAAGAATTGag GGTTTGCGagcttttcttccaaaagctgAGTTATCGAATAGGGTGTACAACTTCactgatttgaaagaaaat GTTGGACGCCGGATACATGTGAAGATTACTCGCATAGATGAGACTAAAAATGACTTAATATTGAGTGAGCGGGAAGCTTGG GAAATGTTATACCTTAGAGAGGGAACACTTTTAGAGGGGACTGTTAAAAAGATCTTCCCATATGGAGCTCAGATAAGGATAGGCGAAACTAACAGAAG TGGGTTGCTGCATGTCTCAAACATCACCCGCTCCCGAATTACTTCAGTCAGTGACTTACTTGCAGTTGATGAGAAGGTCAAAGTTCTGGTTGCGAAGTCAATGTTTCCTGATAAAATATCTCTGAG TATTGCTGACCTTGAAAGTGAGCCCGGCCTATTTATATCAAACAAAGAG AAAGTATTTGCCGAGGCTGAAGTGATGGCAAAGAAGTACAGGGAAAAGCTACCTGCTGGTTTATTCTCTCACAAGTTGGCATACCTTCCAACCAATGCTTTACCTTTTGACAATGAAGCAAGTATGTATGCAAATTGGAAATGGTTCAAGTTTGAAAGTGAACATAAACCAGTGTGA